In Labrus mixtus chromosome 9, fLabMix1.1, whole genome shotgun sequence, the DNA window TATAAATAAGACTTGATAGCTGTTCATTGTTTAACCAGGGGGggaagtgttttgtttgtaaacCGACGTATCTGCGTTGGATATTTGTACAAATATTGAACTTTGCTTTGAGTTGTGAGCAGTGTGTAATAACATGGCTCCAACGATTCAGACTCAAGCTCAGCGAGAAGACGGACACAGGTAAGTTCAAAAATGCTTTAACGAGTTCAACAGCCTGGTGTGTGTTCACTTTCACCAACCTCAATGCTAAGTATTAGCGtatatttacattattattcAGTCTCAATCACCCTTTGAATAAAGAAATAGTTCACGTTCATGCCAAGTAGACGCCAATCATGTGGCGAACAGTGATACAGAAAGCAAATGTTTTGATGTCCAGAAAACATCAGCCCGTCTGAATGCATTCGTGTAGCAGAGCTTTTTCGAGGAGAGTTGACTTTTGAGTTTTCAATCGACAGCTTGACTTTCTCATTTGTGGCAATATCTTACCCCTCTTTACGATAGtttcaaaacataaaatcctatgtaaatatatttcaaaGACTAGTTGAGGTATGCATTCAGCACGGTAAACTACAGGTTCTGTCTATGATAGGACAGGTGTTACatctccctctgttttttttttttttttacacaattagAATAAAGATGTGGTATACAAATAGTTTAATTCTTTTAGTGATCCTCAGTTTGAGTTATTATAAAAACATCCTTCGGTGTTATTAAGCTCAACAGAAGAGATGCTCAtagatgtatttttgtttccCTTCCAGTCGTCAGTCCTCACACAGAACTGTTCCGGAAAGGTAAGATTCAGCACTATTTCGACTGTTTTTACTATTACTGTGTTAACTGGTTTGTGCCCTTTTTGAAACACTTGAAACCTGAACGTGCGTTTTCCTCTTATTTTTCTGGACAGGTCAGGAGTGGTCTGCAGGGTGAAGTACTGCAACAGCCTGCCTGACATCCCCTTCGACCCCAAATTCATCACATATCCATTCGACCAGCACAGGTAAACATCCGATCTCTGTCCACAGAACGCGCACTGACAAACACAAGACACAGCTTTTACGTTAGTTTTCTTGTGTGGCAGGTTTGTACAGTATAAAGCCACTTCTCTTGAGAAGCAGCACAAGCATGAGCTCCTGACTGAACCAGACCTCGGGGTGACCATTGATCTCATCAACCCAGACACATATCGCATTGACCCTAACAGTAAGTATTTCGTTGTTACATGTTACTTACTAGTGTTTATTTAATAAGATGCTAGTATGTGTGATCAAATCTCTTTGAGTACACTGAACCAATCTTTTCAATTGTCAGTTCTGTTGGATCCTGCTGATGAAAAGCTGTTGGAAGAGGACATCCAGGCTCCATCCAGTTCAAAGAGGTATGCCTACTCGATAGAGAGCCTTAATTTGTTTTAGATTTATCTGGAGAGTGTTAGTTTTAACATTCCTTTTTTCCGTTTAAGGTCACAGCAGCATGCCAAAGTTGTCCCGTGGATGAGAAAGACAGAATATATTTCCACAGAGTTTAACAGATATGGCGTTTCCAACGAGAAAGTGGAGGTCAAGTAAGTATGCAAAAGTTGTTGGCATTGAAATGACCTAATGGAAGAGAAGCTTATGGTTGTATGTGGGTGAAGAACAGGGATGCATTTAGAGTTAAggtaaattgtttgtttgtttttgtgtttgcatgaatAACCTCGAGCATTTTTGTGTTCAGGATCGGCGTATCTGTCAAACAACAGTTTACTGAAGAAGAAATCTACAAGGACAGAGACAGCCAGATCTCTGCGATTGAGAAGACATTCGAGGATGCACAGAAATCGGTGGGTGAAGAATAAAACCGAACGCTTGTTGTTTGCTAGACATTAGACTTTGCAGCTCCAGTTTTTTGGTGAATGGGGCAAAATAACTGTGAACACTGGGGTTAAATAAAACCTCCTGTCATGCTGTAACTGCTCTTTGCAGTAGAGGACTGTTATAGTCAGCTGTGAGATGCAAATTGACATATTAGGTTATAATGTGCATGTAGTCTTGATTACTGTGTGTATAAGTGATTTAaagaatgtctttgtttttttttgtcctccagaTTGCACAGCACTACAGTAAACCAAGAGTTACCCCAGTGGAGGTACTTCCTGTGTTCCCTGACTTCAAGGTGAGTTGTAACTTCACATGGTTTACCTATTTTTATAGTCGGACTCATCGTGGTCTGAGATGCACAGGGAGGGGAAACgatgacaataaaataaagcgTAATTATATGCAACAGCAAAACAATCTGTTCAAAGCTGTTCTTGTCACGTTAACTGGATAAAAACAGGCACTCCATGGATTCAGATATTCAATTCTTAGAGGCTTGATATTGAatactctttctctctccccagaTGTGGATCAACCCATGCGCTCAGGTCATCTTTGATTCTGATCCTGCACCTAAGGACCAGTCAGCACCAGCAGGAGTGGAAATGATGTCTCAGGCCATGATCAggtattttcaaaatgaatgtgGTGGAGAGTTTGTGTTTCAAAAGTAACATTTAGCATGAATGCTGATTGTCAGTATGTTTGCTGTCTCTTCAATACAGGGGTATGATGGATGAGGAAGGAAACCAGTTTGTGGCCTACTTCCTGCCAAATGAAGACACCATTCGCAAGCGCAAGAGGGACTGTGATGAGGGGATGGACTACATGCCTGAAGATCTGTGAGTGATACATTTATATTGAAGAAGACCTGcccttttttgtcttgtttttaggAATCAAGGTGTTTATTTGCTTTTCCTATTTCAAATTATGTACCAAGaagtaaatattgttttttttccccgccCTGTGTTTCAGGTATGATTACAAGATAGCCAGGGAGTACAACTGGAACGTCAAAAACAAAGCCAGCAAGGGTTACGAAGAGAACTACTTCTTCATCTTCAGAGATGGAGATGGTGTTTACTACAATGAGCTCGAGACGAGGTACGTTGTTGTTAAGAAAGGAggcttgtgtgttttgatttatctgtagatctgtaaaaaaaaaaaagtattacatAAATATGTTATTCACCGAACTAACTGCAGTGCCACCCTGATATGTAGGACTTAAATCAGAGGTCTGTTCGGCTTCTTACTCTTACaagcttttgttttgtccttttttttaagagtgcGTCTGAGCAAGAGGAGAGCCAAAGCTGGAGCACAGTCCACCACAAACGCAGTGTTGGTGTGTAAGCACAGAGATATGAATGAGAAAGAACTTGAAGCCCAGGTGAGTGAACGGTTTCCTTCCACTTTTTATATGTTTactgtagtgttgtagtcgagACAGCCGATTTGGAGTGCTACAACACTAGTTTACGGAgcactttatttgtttgtttgtttgacttttggACGGTACTGTTGCTTTAAAGGAGAAGGAAACACTAAATTATTCAGAGTTACAgttttttatgtaactgaagggtactgttttgtttttgtttttcaagacGGGGTGTTATTTCAGAACCTACACATAGCATTGCTTTCCAACTTGACCTTACTAATGCAAACTAATGACTTGAACACTTATACTGTTATCTATTGGCTTAGATAAAGAAGTCATTTACAGATGATTAATTatctttcattgtgtttttcaggATGCGCGTAAAGCTCAGTTGGAGAATCATGAgcctgaagatgaagaggaagacatGGACAAGGACATGCAAGACTCCGgtcagtttttgtttgtctctacCACTGCAATTGTCATGAAATACTTTTTGCTGTTGTCCGCACTAGAGTTACAACTTAATCATTAACCGTTTGTACTAACTAAAGTATTTAATCTTTTCCTTTCCGtttcttttgtattgttttcttcAGGCGACGACAAAGACAAAGGCAGCGGCAGCGAGGCTGAGAACTCTGGCAGCGACTCGGAGAGGGAAGATGAAGAACAGGAGCaaaggggagaagaggaggaggacgaggaggagagggccaagcggaagaggaaggagagcatCAGCGGAAGCGAGAGCGGCGGAGAGAGAACCCGAGAAATGCGAGACGAGGAAGAGATCTTCGGAAGCGACGACGACAGCGACGACAACGAGCCCAAGAACTCAGCGAGGAGCAGTGGGGGGGAGGGCAGCGGGAGCGAGGACGATGGAGGAAACAGGGGAGGCAGCAGGAGTCGCAGTGCATCTCCGGCACGGAGCGACCGCAGCAGCGACCACTCGGAGAGGAATCAGAGTGGGAGTGGTAGCGACAGAGGCTCAGATTCCAGTGATGCTAGTGACAGTGAATAAGGTCAGGGATCTGGACGAGGTGATGGCCACCTGTCTCATGTGTACGTATGGCTCTACGCTGAACGTGATATTATCCAAGTCTTGGACTGTAGTTTTTTGACGACGCAAATGAAATCAGATACGTTATTAATGCGTGATGATCCCTTCAacacagttttttatttgtagaCTTCACTTGCCCACAGGTAGCTATATGTACGCcattcctgtgttttttgtctatCACATATTCAGTACAAGATCatgtaaaaatgtctttgttctcCCAGTTTTTGACGTGTCATGGTAACACGGCATTGACCTGTTAATAAAAAGGTGACATTTTGTAAGAAACTCATTTGTCAaaggcttttttattttcttttatttgtaatgAAGTTAAGAACCACAAAGTAAAAGCATCAATCACCTTGAGATGTGCTGGACTGTCCGACCTCTATTCTAATACTTCTTACAGTTAATTACTGTtcaatgcaacaacaaaaaaaatatatttttacagaGTTTATCACAGGATGTTATTTAATAGCCAGGTTACAAAAGGGAAAGACTGAAAGTAATGGAGAGCTCTCAAATTGAGACTCAGCGAAAAAATGACAGCTGATTCTTGAGCCACTCCTCTGACAACTCATCAGCACTTCTCGTTTCAAAGACCTTTAGGGTGAAACAAGGTGACAAAGTCAGAATCTAAACAACATGACATCTCAAGCTTAGAGATAATCACTCCTTAATTTCAAATCTGGTGGTTAATACATTCTAAAGAAGAGGAATCACAACAatagacacatttaaatgtatgaagAACCTGCTTCAGGTTGTCAGTTAATTTGAGAAATATGGTAAGTAGGACTTTCTCTATTACATACTTGTCAAGTGTCAGTCTTATGATTGATGGATGAATATTTCATAGATTCAAATAGTTGTTACGTGTATCATTGAAGGCATGTCTCCATACAAGAAGAATATCAATATCTTAAATAAAATTCTTTACATGATTCCTCATCATTGCACAGGAGTTAAGATGAACTGGTTCATTTTTTTGAGGTTAACATTTTGAGGCTTTTACCTTGGTGAGCTGTGCAGCTTGGACCAGCCGATTCTTGCTGCCTGCATACATCATCTGCTGCTCTGGCTTACATCCTgtttaatcacattttctcaAGTTATTCTTCAATTTGGCAATCAAACACACCTTAACAATTCCACTGAAGACCACATAGTTGATCATCATAAGAATGATTTTATATCAATACAATGACATAATGAGATAGCTGATGACTGTTGTGTTTGATCTGTATCTACTTACCCATTGGACTGGAGTATATGAAACAAAGAGGGTAAGACACTCTGCCATCTGCATGGACATACTTGTAGCTGTAGGCGATAAATGTGCTCTACTGTCAAGGAAGGTCAACTTTTTCAAGAGTGAAAGCCATTTCTCGTGGCATCTTTGCACAACATCGGAGGATAAGTTTGTCAATATACATTTAGTGAATTTGCAGATCTTGTTACATTGATAAAGACATTCAGTCAGGATATCTGGGTTGCCGCTCTGGAAGTTCATCTCTCAACTCATCCAGTGAGATGTCCTAAAAGACAGTTATGTTTCAGTGGCTTGTAAAGCGGAATTAATCTAAACACATGAAGGAAGGTAACATTCGACTTGCCTCATACTCCTCCTCGAGGATAACAAGCTGTTTCACCATGTCTATTTTCACTatgaaagacaaaatgtgaAGGATTTTCTTCTGAGCTACATTCTTTGATATGCTGGATATGAATGTGTCTTTATAAAGTTACAAATGTGTCACTATGACTTAAAGCTATGTGATACTTACTTAGTATGGCAGCATTGTTCGTCTCTTTTCGGAATCTGAACTTTTCCAGTTTCTCTTTCAGACTTTCATCCACCTCACATACGACCAGAGAGCTTGACTGCAAAATGGCATTTATTAAAAAACTTTAGGAAATGTGAATAACATATCCTGATATATCTTTGCTTCTGATAAAGCCAATAGAAATGGTCGACAgaatagaaatagaaacaaagGGGGTAGAGGGGGTAGTAGATGTCTGCTCATTCTGTTTAGATGTTGAGGTCTCTATCCAGCTTGCATGGATGCATTAAACATTCATGACACTATTCTGACATATTGAGGGCAGGAAATGTTTTTGCCGCAACATGCAAGAATGTAGTTTCCTGTCTGGTAGAGCACGGGGGATGGTAGACTTAAGTCACAATTGTAAATAAGCAATTTATACACACAATATATACCTTTGAATGACAGTCCATCAAATCCAGAACATTTCATCAAATAAAGCAAAATCTTTCAAACAATTGCATCAGCTGTACCTACCATTCTCAGAGgatctttttctgtcttcttgttTTCAGGGTGACGCTGTTTGGCTGAAACAGTTTGGCTGACAGTTACTCTCGGATTGTCAAGATCCTCCTTTAGATGTTAAGGGGAGGGCAGTCACAAAACTAGTGCATGCATCATTGCCTcttcctggttaaaaaaaaaaacacaagatgccTCTAGTGAGCACGCCCAGTTGAGTGTTGCGTGAAACATTCTGGCCATCAAGGGAAAACAAATatgcaaaataaatctgtgaatACAAGCTTTTTGGCCATATGCTATAACTAGCTTTATGTTACCATAAGCTGACAATCACCATGACTAAAATGATTAGAGGTACTTTCACTTCCTCTTAATTAACAGGAAAGGGCCTCAAAGAGAAACTTGCAGAGTAGCAAAtccacaaatgaaaaaaaataactctaTATCACATCTACATGCAAATGTACAATGTGCCTTTGCTTTTACCTGTAAATGAAAGTACAAAAGACAAATGCAGAATAGTGTACAGGCTAAACttgcaccaaaataaaaaataaaaaaacaaaaaactttttgtTGCAGTATGACAAGTCATATTACAAATTTTTATTGTGGCAGGAACAACCCTATGGATCTCGTACCGCTTTGTTATAGATCAATTCCTTACATGCTAAACTTAACATGTCTCCACCTATAAGTCACATTCCACACACTTCTTTACTGAAACTGGAGGGGCAGGTTGTTCTCTTGGTGAATACCTTACATCACATCAGGAAAACACCCGAAATTTGATTATTGTCGACAGACATGCTTTTAATGCATCAAGACCAACCTAAAGCAGTGGTCAATCTAATCTGGACATCCTGATAACTTAAAATCGGTTGGCTACTTATTATAGAAGATTCaagattgtgtttatttgtcagTTTTTCCATGTATCTGAATAcataaaattgtatttatttattttcaaggcAGTTTCCTCAGCCCCAAGCAgtgtgactgaaaaaaaaaaaacatatagacACATAAAAATCTAGTAAGGAATAAAATCAGTTCTAAAAGTAGGGTAAACAACTACAATAAAAAatgcttaaataaaaaaaaaaagacagtaagTAAAACA includes these proteins:
- the paf1 gene encoding RNA polymerase II-associated factor 1 homolog, whose amino-acid sequence is MAPTIQTQAQREDGHSRQSSHRTVPERSGVVCRVKYCNSLPDIPFDPKFITYPFDQHRFVQYKATSLEKQHKHELLTEPDLGVTIDLINPDTYRIDPNILLDPADEKLLEEDIQAPSSSKRSQQHAKVVPWMRKTEYISTEFNRYGVSNEKVEVKIGVSVKQQFTEEEIYKDRDSQISAIEKTFEDAQKSIAQHYSKPRVTPVEVLPVFPDFKMWINPCAQVIFDSDPAPKDQSAPAGVEMMSQAMIRGMMDEEGNQFVAYFLPNEDTIRKRKRDCDEGMDYMPEDLYDYKIAREYNWNVKNKASKGYEENYFFIFRDGDGVYYNELETRVRLSKRRAKAGAQSTTNAVLVCKHRDMNEKELEAQDARKAQLENHEPEDEEEDMDKDMQDSGDDKDKGSGSEAENSGSDSEREDEEQEQRGEEEEDEEERAKRKRKESISGSESGGERTREMRDEEEIFGSDDDSDDNEPKNSARSSGGEGSGSEDDGGNRGGSRSRSASPARSDRSSDHSERNQSGSGSDRGSDSSDASDSE
- the gmfg gene encoding glia maturation factor gamma produces the protein MSSSLVVCEVDESLKEKLEKFRFRKETNNAAILMKIDMVKQLVILEEEYEDISLDELRDELPERQPRFIAYSYKYVHADGRVSYPLCFIYSSPMGCKPEQQMMYAGSKNRLVQAAQLTKVFETRSADELSEEWLKNQLSFFR